One genomic segment of Methylocystis sp. SC2 includes these proteins:
- a CDS encoding helix-turn-helix domain-containing protein → MSRQPLTIGRLAAAAGANLETVRYYERIKLMPPPARTASGHRAYEEGHIRRLAFIRRARELGFSIEQIRTLLALAEPTRASCAEVQEVAQTHLDEVRTKLADPAKLERILDETVARCFGEPAPTCPVLDILTTQKRA, encoded by the coding sequence ATGTCCAGGCAGCCCTTGACAATTGGAAGGCTTGCGGCGGCGGCGGGCGCCAATCTTGAGACCGTGCGTTATTACGAGCGCATCAAGCTCATGCCGCCGCCGGCGCGGACGGCGAGCGGGCATCGCGCCTATGAAGAAGGCCATATCCGAAGGCTGGCCTTTATTCGCCGCGCTCGCGAACTCGGGTTCAGCATCGAGCAAATCCGCACCCTGTTGGCTCTTGCCGAGCCGACCCGCGCTTCCTGCGCGGAGGTGCAAGAGGTTGCGCAGACGCATCTCGACGAAGTGCGGACGAAGCTCGCCGATCCCGCCAAACTTGAGCGCATTCTTGACGAGACGGTCGCCCGCTGTTTTGGCGAACCTGCCCCCACGTGTCCGGTGCTCGATATATTGACGACGCAGAAACGCGCATAG